A region of Brevundimonas sp. NIBR10 DNA encodes the following proteins:
- the rpmE gene encoding 50S ribosomal protein L31: MKADTHPDYHFITVTLTDGSTYQTRSTYGKAGDTLNLDIDPSTHPAWTGGNQQMLDRGGRVSRFNNKFGGFIKK; this comes from the coding sequence ATGAAAGCGGACACGCACCCCGACTACCACTTCATCACCGTTACGCTGACGGACGGCTCGACGTATCAAACGCGTTCGACCTACGGCAAGGCGGGCGACACGCTGAACCTGGACATCGATCCCTCGACCCACCCGGCCTGGACCGGCGGCAACCAGCAGATGCTGGACCGCGGTGGCCGCGTCTCGCGCTTCAACAACAAGTTCGGCGGCTTCATCAAGAAGTAG
- a CDS encoding M20/M25/M40 family metallo-hydrolase — translation MRIPGLILALSLAPVTAQAQTAAAPEQAALHAVAAQVQPERMRADVTALVGFGTRHTMSETTSETRGIGAARRWTERQFRAIGADCGNCLEIALPADTVTGRRVPTPTEVVDVLAIQKGTGDPNRVIIISGHIDSRVTDVMNATADAPGANDDASGVAAVLEAARVLSKSKFEATLVYAVLSGEEQGLLGGKILADYAKTQGWVVEANLNNDIVGNSQGQSGVRDTTRVRVFSEGTKTVETPEQAATRRYNGGEADSSSRNLARFVDGIADRYLTNFDVEMIYRTDRFGRGGDQVEMLRAGFPAVRITEGAEHYHHQHQDLRTENGIVYGDTIEFMDFDYLGQVARLNIVSMAALASAPSVPTGVTIAGNVSPDTTVSWAAVPGAAGYRVWWRSTTAPQWTYSRWAGEAASLVLKNIPIDDWFFGVSAVSADGYESPIVFPGPAGAFVSEAPAPAPAT, via the coding sequence TTGCGTATTCCCGGTCTGATCCTTGCCCTGTCGCTGGCCCCGGTCACGGCCCAAGCCCAGACCGCCGCCGCCCCGGAACAAGCCGCCCTCCATGCCGTCGCCGCACAGGTCCAGCCCGAGCGGATGCGCGCCGACGTCACCGCCCTGGTCGGCTTCGGCACCCGCCACACGATGTCCGAAACGACCTCGGAGACGCGCGGTATCGGCGCCGCCCGCCGCTGGACCGAGCGTCAGTTCCGCGCCATCGGCGCCGACTGCGGCAACTGCCTCGAGATCGCCCTGCCGGCCGATACCGTCACCGGCCGCCGCGTCCCGACCCCGACCGAGGTTGTCGACGTCCTGGCCATCCAGAAGGGCACCGGCGACCCCAACCGCGTCATCATCATCTCGGGCCATATCGACAGCCGCGTCACCGACGTGATGAACGCCACCGCCGATGCGCCGGGTGCCAACGACGATGCCTCCGGTGTCGCCGCCGTGCTGGAGGCCGCCCGGGTCCTGTCGAAATCGAAGTTCGAGGCCACTCTGGTCTATGCTGTTCTGTCGGGCGAAGAGCAGGGGCTTCTGGGCGGCAAGATCCTGGCCGACTATGCCAAGACCCAGGGCTGGGTCGTCGAGGCCAATCTGAACAACGACATCGTCGGCAATTCGCAAGGCCAGTCGGGCGTCCGCGACACCACGCGCGTCCGCGTCTTCTCCGAGGGCACCAAGACCGTCGAGACGCCCGAACAGGCCGCCACCCGGCGCTACAACGGGGGCGAGGCCGACTCATCGTCTCGCAACCTGGCCCGGTTCGTCGACGGCATCGCCGACCGTTACCTGACCAATTTCGACGTCGAGATGATCTATCGCACCGATCGCTTCGGACGCGGCGGCGACCAGGTCGAGATGCTGCGCGCGGGTTTCCCCGCCGTCCGCATCACCGAGGGTGCCGAACACTATCACCACCAGCACCAGGATCTGCGGACCGAGAACGGCATCGTCTATGGCGACACGATCGAGTTCATGGACTTCGACTACCTGGGTCAGGTGGCCCGGCTGAACATCGTCAGCATGGCGGCGCTCGCCTCGGCGCCGTCCGTCCCGACCGGGGTGACCATCGCCGGCAACGTCTCGCCCGACACGACGGTCAGCTGGGCCGCCGTTCCCGGTGCGGCCGGCTACCGGGTCTGGTGGCGCTCGACCACCGCGCCGCAATGGACTTACAGCCGCTGGGCCGGGGAGGCCGCGTCGCTGGTGCTCAAGAACATTCCGATCGACGACTGGTTCTTCGGGGTCTCGGCGGTGTCGGCCGACGGCTATGAGAGCCCGATCGTCTTCCCGGGACCGGCGGGGGCCTTCGTGTCCGAGGCTCCTGCACCCGCCCCCGCGACCTGA
- a CDS encoding patatin-like phospholipase family protein, with translation MARRPPPRADTLEAALAQVFAARDTKASWFALTGGEPLFNAGDEADSLYLLRSGRLGVFRNEEGQPPQFLGVIRPGEPVGEMALIAGTAHSSDVVALRDSEILALPRDVFFDAIRTHPEVMIELSRLMLSRARERTSAGAEPSVFGFVSARPGPIRAFVERVAACIEAQGYTCQVIDQTALSSVSEWFSRVEDSHDFVLYVAEQDEPSWAALCARQVDRLFVVGSALMAPPARLAAPASPAWRGAQFTDLILLRDPRMAMPANTAAWLDALNPGRWYHAREGHAEDAARIARTITGSSIGLVLSGGGARAYAHIGVVRALHEAGVVLDSFGGSSMGAVVAAGPALGWSDDDLEARIRKAFVVSDPLSDISIPLVAMTRAGKVARLLEEAYGDIDIADLPLPFFAVSSNLTTGRIEVHRRGLLRRAMRASISIPGVMPPVVINGQVLVDGAVLKNFPTDVMRQLNAGPVIGSDMSQARGVDPGALENPPSWWRWLLSGKWKAGPPIVSILMRSATITSDAELERSRRDTDVLILPRPSGADIRDWKVYDPVVAEGHAAAVAVLEGLEEPIGAMRRRRPRAAAAAATPATGDT, from the coding sequence ATGGCTCGCCGTCCTCCGCCCCGTGCCGACACTCTGGAAGCTGCCCTCGCCCAGGTCTTCGCGGCGCGCGACACCAAGGCCAGCTGGTTCGCCCTGACCGGGGGCGAGCCCCTGTTCAATGCGGGCGACGAGGCCGACAGCCTGTATCTGCTGCGGTCGGGGCGGCTGGGGGTGTTCCGAAACGAAGAGGGCCAGCCACCGCAGTTCCTGGGCGTCATCCGGCCCGGCGAACCGGTCGGCGAAATGGCGCTGATCGCCGGCACCGCCCATTCGTCCGACGTCGTGGCCCTGCGTGATTCCGAGATTCTGGCCCTGCCGCGCGACGTCTTCTTCGACGCCATCCGCACCCATCCCGAGGTCATGATCGAGCTGTCGCGGCTGATGCTGAGCCGGGCCCGCGAGCGCACCTCGGCCGGCGCGGAGCCCAGCGTGTTCGGCTTCGTCTCCGCCCGCCCCGGCCCGATCCGCGCCTTCGTCGAACGCGTCGCCGCCTGTATCGAGGCGCAAGGCTACACCTGTCAGGTCATCGACCAGACGGCCCTGAGTTCGGTGTCGGAGTGGTTCTCCCGCGTTGAGGACAGTCACGACTTCGTCCTCTATGTCGCCGAACAGGACGAGCCGTCCTGGGCCGCCCTGTGCGCCCGTCAGGTCGACCGGCTGTTCGTGGTCGGCAGCGCCCTGATGGCCCCACCGGCCAGGCTCGCTGCGCCGGCGTCTCCGGCCTGGCGCGGGGCCCAGTTCACCGACCTGATCCTGTTGCGCGATCCCCGCATGGCCATGCCGGCCAATACGGCCGCCTGGCTGGACGCCCTGAACCCGGGTCGCTGGTACCATGCGCGCGAGGGTCATGCCGAGGACGCGGCCCGGATCGCCCGGACCATCACCGGATCGTCGATCGGCCTGGTGCTGTCGGGCGGCGGGGCGCGGGCCTATGCCCATATCGGAGTGGTGCGCGCCCTGCATGAGGCCGGGGTGGTGCTCGACAGTTTCGGCGGGTCGTCGATGGGGGCGGTGGTCGCCGCCGGTCCCGCCCTGGGCTGGAGCGACGACGACCTGGAGGCGCGGATCAGGAAGGCCTTCGTGGTGTCCGATCCCCTTTCGGACATCTCGATTCCGCTGGTCGCCATGACCCGGGCGGGCAAGGTCGCGCGCCTGCTGGAAGAGGCCTACGGCGACATCGACATCGCCGACCTGCCGCTGCCGTTCTTTGCCGTATCGTCGAACCTGACGACGGGCCGGATCGAGGTTCATCGGCGAGGCCTTCTGCGCCGGGCCATGCGGGCCTCGATCTCGATCCCCGGGGTCATGCCGCCGGTGGTCATCAACGGCCAGGTCCTCGTCGACGGGGCGGTGCTCAAGAATTTCCCGACCGACGTGATGCGCCAGCTGAACGCAGGGCCCGTGATCGGATCCGACATGTCCCAGGCCCGGGGCGTCGATCCCGGTGCGCTGGAGAACCCGCCGTCCTGGTGGCGCTGGCTCCTGTCCGGCAAGTGGAAGGCTGGCCCGCCCATCGTCTCCATCCTGATGCGGTCGGCGACGATCACCTCCGACGCGGAGCTGGAACGGTCACGCCGGGACACCGACGTCCTGATCCTGCCCAGGCCGTCGGGGGCTGATATCCGCGACTGGAAGGTCTATGACCCCGTCGTCGCCGAGGGCCATGCGGCGGCCGTGGCGGTTCTCGAAGGACTGGAGGAGCCGATCGGTGCGATGCGGCGACGGCGGCCAAGGGCTGCGGCAGCGGCGGCGACGCCCGCGACGGGCGACACCTAG
- a CDS encoding ABC transporter transmembrane domain-containing protein, with amino-acid sequence MTHATTPTPTAPGPETVAGRPGAGALLIEQMGEAGGKREKRRDVRPLGRLLPYLMQHRMDALIAVFWLLMSTAASLGLTATARGAIDHGFQNGGADINRWFLFLGANALFLGVASASRYFYVTKTGERMIADMRTGLFGRILTLDPSFYASMRTGEVLSRLTTDIALVETLLTTSVSFALRNFLTLLGGVGMLFVVSPKLTGLVLLIAPVLLGPVFLFGREVRKLTVKSQDRFANAVGFAGESVDAIETVQAFGRVKSAIARFGEAVEAAFSVSLTRMKARALMTALVIVVMFGGVTLVLWLGAQDVVRGAMSPGALLQFVLLSVFVAAAVGAIGESWGDVQKASGAMARIDELMRSEPGIAAPAHPVALPSPPRGEVSMSAVDFAYPGRPDLPALKGFSLTVRPGETVALVGPSGAGKSTVFRLLLRFYDPQSGLVSVDGVDVRNADPVEVRNRFAWVSQEAPLFSGSALENIRFGREDATEDEARAVAEEAQALQFIDALPEGFATPLGERGKSLSGGQRQRLAIARALVRDAPILLLDEATSALDAENERLVQVALDQAMQSRTTLVIAHRLATVLRADRIVVMEDGRAVEEGTHAQLVAQGGLYARLARLQFRSE; translated from the coding sequence ATGACGCATGCCACGACGCCCACCCCCACGGCTCCCGGCCCGGAAACCGTCGCGGGGCGACCCGGTGCCGGTGCCCTGTTGATCGAGCAGATGGGCGAGGCCGGCGGCAAGCGCGAGAAGCGCCGCGATGTGCGCCCCCTCGGCCGTCTGCTGCCGTATCTGATGCAGCACCGGATGGACGCCCTGATCGCGGTCTTCTGGTTGCTGATGTCCACGGCGGCGTCGCTGGGCCTGACCGCCACGGCGCGGGGCGCGATCGACCACGGATTCCAGAACGGCGGGGCCGACATCAACCGCTGGTTCCTGTTCCTGGGGGCCAACGCCCTGTTTCTGGGCGTCGCCTCGGCGAGCCGCTATTTCTATGTGACCAAGACCGGCGAGCGGATGATCGCCGACATGCGCACCGGGCTGTTCGGCCGCATCCTGACGCTGGATCCCTCCTTCTATGCCTCCATGCGGACCGGCGAGGTGCTCAGCCGCCTGACGACCGACATCGCCCTGGTGGAGACCCTGCTGACGACGTCTGTGTCGTTCGCCCTGCGCAACTTCCTGACCCTGCTGGGCGGCGTCGGGATGCTGTTCGTGGTCAGCCCCAAGCTGACCGGCCTGGTCCTGCTGATCGCGCCCGTGCTGCTGGGCCCGGTCTTCCTGTTCGGACGCGAGGTCCGCAAACTGACGGTGAAATCCCAGGACCGGTTCGCCAATGCCGTCGGCTTCGCCGGAGAGAGCGTCGATGCCATCGAGACGGTGCAGGCCTTTGGCCGTGTCAAAAGCGCCATCGCCCGCTTCGGCGAGGCGGTCGAGGCGGCCTTCTCCGTCTCCCTGACCCGGATGAAGGCCCGCGCCCTGATGACCGCCCTGGTCATTGTGGTCATGTTCGGTGGCGTCACTCTGGTGCTCTGGCTGGGGGCCCAGGACGTGGTGCGGGGCGCGATGAGCCCGGGTGCACTGTTGCAGTTCGTGCTGCTGTCGGTCTTCGTCGCGGCGGCGGTGGGCGCGATCGGCGAGAGCTGGGGCGATGTCCAGAAGGCCTCGGGGGCCATGGCGCGCATCGACGAACTGATGCGGTCAGAGCCCGGTATCGCCGCCCCGGCCCATCCGGTCGCCCTGCCCAGCCCGCCGCGCGGCGAGGTGTCGATGTCGGCCGTCGATTTCGCCTATCCGGGCCGCCCCGACCTGCCCGCGCTGAAGGGGTTTTCGCTGACGGTGCGGCCGGGCGAGACGGTAGCTTTGGTCGGGCCGTCGGGGGCCGGCAAGTCCACCGTGTTCCGGCTGCTGCTGCGCTTCTACGATCCCCAGAGCGGCCTGGTCTCGGTCGACGGCGTCGATGTACGCAATGCCGATCCGGTCGAGGTGCGGAACCGTTTCGCATGGGTCTCGCAGGAGGCCCCGCTGTTCTCGGGTTCGGCGCTGGAGAACATCCGCTTCGGCCGTGAGGATGCGACCGAGGACGAGGCCCGGGCCGTCGCCGAAGAGGCCCAGGCGCTCCAGTTCATCGACGCCCTGCCCGAAGGGTTCGCCACGCCGCTGGGCGAACGCGGCAAGAGCCTGTCGGGCGGCCAGCGCCAGCGCCTCGCCATCGCCCGCGCCCTGGTCCGGGACGCGCCGATCCTGCTGCTGGACGAGGCCACGAGCGCGCTCGACGCCGAGAACGAGCGGCTGGTGCAGGTCGCTCTCGATCAGGCGATGCAGAGCCGCACCACCCTGGTCATCGCCCACCGGCTGGCCACCGTCCTGCGCGCCGACCGTATCGTCGTCATGGAAGACGGCCGAGCCGTAGAGGAAGGCACCCACGCCCAGCTGGTCGCCCAGGGCGGTCTCTATGCCCGGCTGGCCAGGCTGCAGTTCCGGTCGGAGTGA
- the purN gene encoding phosphoribosylglycinamide formyltransferase — protein sequence MRQPVRVAVLISGAGSNMAALIDAAKADGERAGGASHEVVLVVSNRPDAGGLAIAASKGVTTLTIDHRPFGKDREAHERAVHDALILADVQVIALAGYMRILTPFLVRSWAGRMLNIHPSLLPLYPGLDTHARAIAAGDDEAGCTVHLVTDGVDEGPILGQARVPILAGDTAETLSERVRVAEHGLYPAMLGEFCKGR from the coding sequence ATGAGACAGCCCGTCCGCGTCGCCGTCCTGATCTCGGGGGCCGGCTCCAACATGGCCGCCCTCATCGATGCGGCCAAGGCCGATGGAGAGAGGGCAGGGGGCGCATCCCATGAGGTCGTGCTCGTCGTTTCCAACCGCCCCGATGCGGGTGGTCTGGCGATTGCGGCGTCCAAGGGCGTCACCACCCTCACCATCGATCACCGCCCGTTCGGCAAGGACCGCGAGGCCCACGAACGCGCCGTCCATGACGCCCTGATCCTGGCCGACGTCCAGGTCATCGCTCTGGCCGGTTACATGCGCATCCTGACGCCGTTTCTGGTGCGATCCTGGGCCGGTCGGATGCTGAACATCCATCCGTCCCTGCTGCCCCTCTATCCGGGCCTCGACACTCACGCCCGCGCCATCGCGGCCGGCGACGATGAAGCTGGCTGCACCGTCCACCTGGTCACCGACGGCGTCGACGAAGGCCCGATCCTGGGTCAGGCGCGCGTGCCGATCCTGGCGGGCGACACCGCAGAGACGCTGAGCGAGCGGGTGCGCGTGGCGGAACACGGGCTTTATCCGGCGATGCTGGGAGAGTTTTGCAAAGGTCGTTGA
- a CDS encoding L,D-transpeptidase family protein codes for MNRRQLGFGIATSAMVAGAANSAHASQFGRRRPATPTPAPQTVSVGNRDAYTAQISRLPAAQQNDVRVFYDLQGWKAVWTPQQVQALQRASRGAEKNGLSASDYFDFVGLAADPDSADVRTTSAAMAYARTLSNGRVSPETVEDLWEMEKNVVDLPTGLSNALSQNQLAQWYDGLAPQDIGYTNLSAGYLRYRRLSRNGGWPAFRPGPGIEPGQSDNRIPALIDRMVAEGDLTAADGARLKAEGLVYGPELQTAVRGFQSRHGLLADARIGTGTQRSLSASADDRARQIALNLERRRWLKRTPSPERIEVNTAAAIMVYWKEGRPVHSNRVVVGSAENQTPSLEKPFASVVANPPWYVPAGIARREILPNGPAYLAARNMYIQNGQVIQRAGPQAALGYVKFELRDSYAIFLHDTPSKEAFNLATRQRSHGCVRVQGAIDFARLLLSPDPTLLNQFNTALDNRNTQRIQTGREITVRLLYWTAFVDGQQRVAFREDVYKRDQKLAEALGIAVTLPVPVDDGAAVAQDIGP; via the coding sequence ATGAATCGACGGCAATTGGGTTTCGGGATCGCGACCAGCGCGATGGTCGCAGGTGCGGCCAACAGCGCGCACGCCTCCCAGTTCGGCCGACGCCGTCCGGCGACGCCGACACCGGCCCCTCAGACCGTGTCGGTCGGAAACCGCGACGCTTATACCGCGCAAATCTCGCGCCTGCCCGCCGCCCAGCAGAACGACGTCCGGGTCTTCTACGACCTGCAGGGTTGGAAGGCCGTCTGGACACCGCAACAGGTCCAGGCCCTGCAACGCGCCTCGCGCGGGGCCGAGAAGAACGGCCTGTCGGCGTCCGACTATTTCGATTTCGTCGGACTGGCCGCCGATCCCGACAGCGCGGACGTCCGCACGACCTCGGCCGCCATGGCCTATGCCCGCACCCTGTCCAACGGCCGCGTCTCGCCCGAGACGGTCGAGGATCTGTGGGAGATGGAAAAGAACGTCGTCGACCTGCCCACCGGCCTGTCGAACGCCCTGTCCCAGAACCAGTTGGCCCAATGGTACGACGGCCTGGCCCCCCAGGACATCGGCTATACCAACCTGTCGGCGGGCTATCTGCGCTATCGCCGCCTGAGCCGGAACGGCGGCTGGCCCGCCTTCCGTCCGGGGCCGGGCATCGAGCCGGGCCAGAGCGACAACCGCATCCCCGCCCTGATCGACCGGATGGTGGCCGAGGGCGACCTGACCGCCGCCGACGGCGCGCGTCTGAAGGCCGAGGGCCTGGTCTATGGGCCCGAACTTCAAACCGCCGTTCGCGGCTTCCAGTCCCGCCACGGCCTGCTGGCCGACGCCCGTATCGGCACGGGCACCCAGCGTTCGCTGTCGGCCTCAGCCGACGATCGCGCGCGCCAGATCGCGCTGAACCTGGAACGCCGTCGCTGGCTGAAGCGGACCCCGAGCCCGGAGCGGATCGAGGTCAACACCGCCGCCGCCATCATGGTCTACTGGAAGGAGGGCCGGCCGGTTCACTCCAACCGCGTGGTGGTCGGCAGCGCCGAGAACCAGACGCCGAGCCTCGAGAAGCCCTTCGCCTCGGTGGTCGCCAATCCGCCCTGGTATGTGCCCGCCGGGATCGCGCGTCGCGAAATCCTGCCGAACGGCCCCGCCTATCTGGCTGCCAGGAACATGTACATCCAGAACGGCCAGGTCATCCAGCGCGCCGGCCCCCAGGCAGCGCTTGGCTATGTGAAGTTCGAACTGCGCGACTCCTATGCGATCTTCCTGCACGACACCCCGTCGAAGGAGGCGTTCAACCTGGCCACCCGCCAGCGCTCGCACGGCTGCGTGCGGGTTCAGGGGGCGATCGACTTCGCCCGCCTGCTGCTGTCGCCGGACCCGACCCTGCTCAATCAGTTCAACACGGCGCTCGACAACCGCAACACCCAGCGCATCCAGACGGGCCGCGAGATCACGGTGCGGCTGCTCTACTGGACCGCCTTCGTCGACGGCCAGCAGCGCGTGGCCTTCCGCGAGGACGTCTACAAGCGCGACCAGAAACTGGCCGAGGCCCTGGGCATCGCGGTCACCCTGCCGGTGCCGGTCGATGACGGCGCGGCGGTCGCCCAGGACATCGGGCCGTAG
- the prfB gene encoding peptide chain release factor 2 (programmed frameshift) gives MRPDVEAMKADIEQSVALLRRRLDWDVALRKLDELNARVEDPTLWDRPDEAQAVSRDRARLEAQINTVKAMESELEDGVMLADMADEEDDEATLEEARAQLKAIKDRAARAELEALLSGEADGNDAYLEVNSGAGGTESCDWAGMLLRMYSRWAKAHGYEVEMEASEDGDQAGIKSATILVTGPNAYGWLKSESGVHRLVRISPYDAAAKRHTSFASVGVSPVVDDTIEIDINPSDVRTDTYRASGSGGQHINKTDSAVRLTHIPTNTVVACQAGRSQHQNREQAWKMLRGRLYELELQRREAAAQAMADAKTDIGWGHQIRSYVLQPYQMVKDLRTEVETSDTQGVLDGDLDAFMGAALAQRVGETRGSTVE, from the exons ATGAGACCGGATGTCGAGGCCATGAAGGCCGACATCGAGCAGAGCGTCGCTCTGCTCAGGAGGCGTCTT GACTGGGATGTCGCTCTAAGAAAGCTCGATGAGCTGAACGCGCGGGTCGAGGACCCGACGCTGTGGGACCGCCCCGACGAGGCCCAGGCCGTCAGTCGCGACCGCGCCCGCCTCGAAGCCCAGATCAATACCGTCAAGGCGATGGAGTCCGAGCTCGAGGACGGCGTCATGCTGGCCGACATGGCCGACGAGGAGGACGACGAGGCGACGCTGGAAGAAGCACGCGCCCAGCTCAAGGCCATCAAGGACCGCGCCGCCCGCGCCGAACTGGAGGCCTTGCTGTCGGGCGAGGCCGACGGCAATGACGCCTATCTGGAAGTGAACTCCGGCGCCGGCGGCACCGAGAGCTGCGACTGGGCCGGGATGCTGCTGCGGATGTATTCCCGCTGGGCCAAGGCCCACGGCTATGAGGTCGAGATGGAGGCGTCGGAAGACGGCGACCAGGCCGGGATCAAGTCGGCGACCATTCTGGTCACGGGGCCGAACGCCTATGGCTGGCTGAAGTCCGAATCGGGCGTCCACCGGCTGGTGCGCATCAGCCCCTATGACGCGGCGGCCAAGCGGCACACCTCGTTCGCCTCGGTCGGGGTCTCGCCGGTCGTGGATGACACGATCGAGATCGACATCAATCCGTCCGACGTCCGCACCGACACCTATCGGGCCTCCGGCTCGGGCGGTCAGCACATCAACAAGACGGATTCGGCCGTGCGCCTGACGCACATCCCGACCAACACCGTCGTCGCCTGCCAGGCCGGCCGGTCCCAGCACCAGAACCGCGAACAGGCGTGGAAGATGCTGCGTGGCCGTCTGTACGAGCTCGAGCTTCAGCGACGCGAGGCCGCGGCCCAGGCCATGGCCGACGCCAAGACCGACATCGGCTGGGGTCACCAGATCCGCTCCTACGTCCTGCAGCCCTATCAGATGGTCAAGGATCTGAGGACCGAGGTCGAGACCTCGGATACGCAAGGGGTTCTGGACGGCGACCTGGACGCCTTCATGGGCGCGGCCCTGGCCCAGCGGGTCGGAGAGACGCGCGGCAGCACGGTGGAATAG